Genomic DNA from Peribacillus simplex NBRC 15720 = DSM 1321:
GGCTCATCCCCCATAAATCCAGGACCATCTGTGGCAAACTCGAATAAAATTTGCGGCGCCACTCGCACGTAAAGCGACTCAAAAAAGTGACGATCAACATAACCAGACGTATGAAATTGAAAGCTTTCCATTCGTTTGATCCATTCTTCAAGAACGGAACGGTCTTCAACACGGAAGGCTGTATGGTGAACAGTCCCAAAACCCTGCCGTGCCTGAGGAAGGGTCGAATTATGCTCGACAATCACTTGTGCACCATTCCCACCTTCCCCTACTTCAAATAAGTGAAATGATCCTTCCTTGTCTATTTCTTTAAATAATAGGACTTTTTCCATCATTTCTTTAAAGTAATCGAAGTTGGCGATCCGAATGAAAATTGGTCCTAATCCTGTAATAGCGTATTCCAGAGGAATCGGTCCTTTTTGCCAAGGAATCCCAGCTGCAACTCCTTCATTATTTTCATCTGAGATCAATTGATATTGCTGATCATCAAAATCCACAAATGAAATGATTTTTTTACCAAATTGTTCTTGGATTCCTGTATTCCTTACTTCTAAACGGTCGAAGCGCTTAACCCAATACTCCAATGCCGCATCATTCGGTACACGGAAAGATGTTTTTGAAATCTCATTAGTCCCATGCACTCCTTTAGGAATACCAGGAAAATCGAAGAATGTCATGTCAGTACCTGGACCGCCAACATCGTCGGCAAAAAACAGGTGATAGGTTTGGATATCATCTTGGTTAACTGTTTTCTTGACTAAACGCATGCCTAATATATATGTGAAAAATTCATAATTCTTTTCTGCACTACTTGTTATGGCCGTTACGTGGTGTATACCTTTTAATCCATTCATAAATTATTCCTCCCATTAAAACGATTCAAATTTTGGATGTTCAGCTTTTCATTAATCCCCTATAATTTTCCTTCAAGAAGAAGTAGGCTATTCATTAAAGGCGTTTAATGTTTTACATATATTTTATTATCTCGAATTAAATTATCTTTACTTAAGGATAATTTATCATGAATGCCATTCACTGTCAACAACATTATCTCAAATTAATATATCTCAAAATCAAAATAATTTCAGACAAAAAAACACCAGTGTCAATTTTCCTTTCTATAATAGGAGAAATTGATTCTAAATATTCTTCGAAAGAAAATCCATTCTAAAGCAAATGCCATTCTGTATATGGGTTAAGTCTATAGCTATAAATAGCGGCAAAGACAATCAATCACTTCTTTGGCAAAAATGAATCAGAATTAAGTAAAACTATTATTGTGTTTCAATACGAAAGCCCCCAGGATAAAACAAAATCTTTACGTGAGGGCTATTTCGTTTCTTATTTTACGTGATGCAATTCCGCTTGTTTTCCGGATGAAGAGTTTGTGCCATCATTTTCTTTTGACTTCTTAGAAGAAAGATAAACTCCTGCGAAAATAATCAGCAGGCCAATAATTACATTAGGATTAATCGCTTCTCCAAGCAGGACATAGCCCCAAACCATAGCGGTTGCAGGAATAAGGTATGTAACCGATGCGGCTAACTCAGGGCTGCCATTTTTATTGATGTAGAAATAGATCAGCTGGCCGACCCCAGAGCCAAAGCACCCAAGACCGACTATGGCGAAAATCGTCAGCGGTTCCATCAACATCTCTGGCTTAATCGGCTCTGTTATTAGCATCCCGATCAAACCGATAACGGCACCCGTGAGCAGCGTAAACGTCGTAATGACCAATATGCTGGTACTGGAAAGAAATCTTTTCGTAAAATGACCTGCAAAACCATAACAGATGGACGCTAGCAGCATTGTCCCAATCCCGATGAATTCCTTTCCGAAAAGCTGACCGATTTGAAAATCCATCAATACTAGAATTCCGAAAAAACCAATTAGAATGCCCATCCATTGTCGGGCGGTTAGAACATATGAAAAAATGATAAATCCGATGATCCCCGTCCAGATGGGAGTGGTTGCATTTAGAATCGATGCCGTGCTGCTGTTAATCTCTGTTTCACTTAAAGGTATTAATCCCCATGCTAATCCGCAATTGAAGATTCCGACGACGACCAGTGCTTTCCACGGTAATTTCCAGTTGATTTCCCTGCGCTTCCACCATAAAATGGGAAGCAGAACAACAGCACCCGCAAAACAGCGGAGAAACACAATGCCCCAAATTCCCGCTGGCGGGAGCATCCACTTCATAAAAACAAATGATAAACCCCATATCAAACTAAGGCCGATTAAAGCCCCGTATAATCGAAGCATGATGTTCCCCCTTCCTACTTTCTTATTATGACAAAAATTGTTAGGGATTTCATATAAAATAGTGCTATATAAGATGAACTTGAAATTTTTTTCTGCCAAAATCAAAACAACACCCTATAAAGGCAAGATAAAGATGTCTTAAAAAACTAAAGAGGCTTGAGTTCATTAAAGAAGGCAAGCCAGTGTGCAGGCTCGCCTTCTTCTGAAAAATGAAGTAAAAAAACGCAGCTTGTTATTTCGTTTCTTCAGCCTACCGCCTAATACCTTTTCCTTCGAATTTCCTCTTATACCCATAAGCTAATTTGATTTTGATATTAGTAATAAGTACGTTTTATCTGCTCAAATATTTAGGTTTGTCGCCTAATAAATCAGGTTATTACTTTATTTTTTACATCGGCATCAGAATTGACCATTATTTTCATATTGGCGATGGCTACAGTTTCTCCGTTTTGTTTTTTTATTTCTTGGATGACCGTTACAACACCTTGATAGCCCTTTTCAAAAAAGTCAATCACCTTTAATTCTACATGTATCGTGTCCCCAATAAAGGTAGGGTTTGTAAATCGAACTTTCTCCAAACCATAAAATGCAACGACGATTCCTGGTTCAAATTGAAATAAGCCAGTTGCAGCCGAAAGTATAAGCATTCCGTGGGCTATCCTTTGCTTAAATTGTGTATTTTCTGCATACTCCTTATCAGTATGGAGGGGAAACCAGTCACCGCTAAATGCAGAAAACATTACTAGATCTGCTTCGGTTATAGTACGTCCTTTAGACACCCATGTTTCTCCGATTTCATATTGATGGAAATATTTATTAAACATTATTCCATTCTCCTTTTATTTGGGCTTAAATTAGTGGGCGGAAAATTCAGACATTAAATACTATATAATTTAGTGATAGTTTTTAAAATCAACACTATAAAAAATGTTTTTCGAAGACGTACTATTCGATGTAAATAGCGTTTAAAGCTAGAAATCGAAATGTATTACCAATGCTCACCGGCAAATATTTAAACGATGGCAAACAAGCTGAATATACCAATTACAAAGAATACAGCAAGTGTCTTTATAATGGTAATAACAAAAATGTCTTTATATGCCTGGCGATGTGTGAGTCCAGTAACAGCTAGAAGAGTAATTATTGCTCCGTTATGTGGCAAAGTATCAAATCCACCTGCTGACATAGCAATGACACGATGTAAAACTTCCAACGGAATGTCAAAATGAGCAGCTGTTTGTATATACGTATCCGCCAATAGGCTCAACGTAATGCTCATCCCACCAGATCCTGAACCAGTAATGCCGCACAAAACATTTGTCATGATCGCCCCATTAATTAAAGGATTCGAAAACATTCCAGTAAGATAATCTTGTATCACAGTAAAGCCTGGTAAAGCAGCTATCACACCCCCAAAACCATATTCGGTTGCCGTATTCATGGTTGCAAGCAATGCCCCACTAATCCCTATATTAATACTCGAATTGAAATTTAATTTGATAGCTTTTAAGTTTAATAAGACGGTTGCTATTATTCCGAGAATAAGAGCCATCTCTACAGACCAAACACCAATAACTTTAGACATATCAACATTTCCATAATCTTTTAACCCAATTGTAGCAAAATCAAATCCTTTGGAATACCAAAGAGGAAAAGACTCAGTAAAAAACTTATTCATCACTCCAACTAACACCAACGGAATAAAAGCAAGCCAGTCTTTTCTACTTATAGCTTTTTCAGAATCCATTCCCAACTTATTAGTCGTTTCCACCGATATTGCAGAACTAGCTGCCATTTCTGCTTCAGCAGCTTCCTTATCAATAGCTTTATCCCCAATTCCAAAATACCCTTCACCTTTTCTAGCTGCCTTATGTCGACAATGATTTAAGTATAAAAGGCTCAAGGTAATGATAAATATTGCCCCAATAATTCCTAATGTCGGTGCAGCATAGATGTCAGTTTTAAAGAATCCCGTTGGAATGACATTCTGAATTTGCGGAGACCCTGGTAGTGAATCCATGGAAAAGGTAAAAGCACTAACTGCAATTGTCGCAGGAATTAAACGCTTAGGAATATTAGCTTCGCGAAACAGCTGAGCAGCAAATGGATAGATAGCAAATACTGCAACAAACAAACTAACTCCACTATAAGTCAGGATTGCGCCCATTATCACAATGGCTAGAATGGCTTGTTTAGCCCCGATAAAACGGACAATAATTTTAGCTATGCTCTTTGCAACACCGCTTATTTCAACCAATTTCCCAAAAATAGCACCTAGTAGAAAAACCGGGAAATATAATTTAACAAATTCAACCAACTTAACCATAAATATATTAGAGAAGAAAGGTAAAACATGTCCAGGATCCGTTAAAAATACAGCAAACAAAGCGCACAATGGTGCAAAAAGTATAACAGAAAATCCTCGATATGCTAGAAACATAAGTAATCCTAGTGAAATAATAATAATCATTACATCCATATTGATTTCCCCCTTTTTCTCAAAATATAATATGTTATCATTTGTTGCTGGTTTGAATGCATTGCCCCAAGACTTCTTGGGCATCATAGTTCACTTTTCTAGTGAACATATAGAAAAGAACTCTAATTAATTTCCCGAATAGATCCATTGTTTTTTTAAAAATAACTTTATCTATTTAGTTTATTAACAAAAATTAGTTACAACAGAATCTTCTTTTTTTCAAAAATTGGACTTGACTCTTGTTTTGTCATGAGGGATTACTGATCAACGAAGTTCGGAGCTCTTTTATTAATAAATGCTTCAACGCCTTCCTTAACGTCCTTAGTCTGAAAAACATGACCAAAATTTTCAGCTTCAATCACGAGTCCATCTTCAAGTGCTTGTTCATAACCATAATCAATAGAATGCTTTGCAAAAGTTAAAGATTGTAAAGAATAATTGCAAATACATTTTGCAATTTCCATTGCTTTTTCTAAAGATCCCCCCTTTGGGACAACATGATTAACAAGCCCTATTTGTTTGGCCTCTTCTGCATTCAGTGGCTCACCAGTAAAGATCATTTCTTTTGCTTTTGCTTTACCTATCAGTCTAGGAAGTCTTTGAGTTCCCCCTGCACCTGGAAACAACCCCAATTTAATTTCAGGAAGCCCAATCCTAATTTGTTCCTCTGCAATTCGAATATCACAACTTAAGGCAAGTTCACATCCTCCACCTAATGCTAATCCGTTGATTGCAGCAATGGTTGGTCGAGATAGACGTTCAATTTTATTAAGTGGTTCCTGAAGCCAAAGTGATTTCCCCTTTCCTTCTTCGACTCCTTTTCCTACCCATCCTGGAAATTCTTTAATATCTCCACCAGCAACAAAAGCTCTTTCGCCTTCACCTGTAAGGATAATGACCTTAACATTGTAATCGCTTTCAATTTCATCCACTACAAGATTCAATTGTTCTATAACATCTGCGCTTAATACATTAACAGGTGGATTATCAATAATAATCGTTGCAATATTACCCTGTTTTGACCATGAAACAACTTGATTTTTATTCTTCATCTGCTTTCCTCCTCAACCTTTAGTGTACTTGTGGGCTCCAGATGTTCTTGCATTGTTGAAAAGTCCATCAGTGGGTAAACCCAGATATCTTGATAGAATCCTTTGTGGTTATGTGCACTTTTAAAACAAATTGAAATAATGTATTTAAAAAAACTGTACCTTTTTAACCTTTGGAAAATTCCTTATTTATTCCATACCACTAAACTGTTTTCGAAGAATAAACTTTTGAACCTTACCGGATGGGGTACGTGGAATTTCATCAACAAATGTGACCTTTCTAGGTTTTTTGTAGCTAGCAAGATGTTCCTTACAGTAATTAACAACATCTTCTTCCGTAAGTTTGGCTCCTTCTTTTTTAACAATAACAGCACATACAGCCTCAATGTATTTCGGATCAGGAATACCAATTATAGAAACTTCCTTCACTTCCTCATGGCGGTATAAGACATCTTCAATTTCCGCTGAGTAAATGTTTTCACCACCACTTCGAATCATATCCTTTTTTCTGCCTGCAATTGATAGATACCCATCATGATCGAATTTTCCCATGTCTCCTGTTTTACACCACCCATTCACAAATGTTTCCATTGTGGCATCAGGTTTCCTCCAATAACCCTCAGAAACCGCGGGACTTTTAATAGCGATTTCACCAATTTCACCAACAGGCAAGGGCGTTCCATCCTCATCGATAATATTAATTTCTGTAAGTGGCATCGGCTTTCCAACGGTATGGCCTTTTGTAAAAGCATCCTGTGGTTCAAGCGAAGCCGCAATTGGTTGTCCTTCAGTTAACCCGTAAACTTGAACAACTCCAATTTGAGGAAACCTCTTTTTTAATTGTTCTAATGCCCATGGCATTAGCGGGTCACCACCTGTATAAATAGTTTTTAAAGATTTTAGCTGATACTCTTCAATTTCAGGCAAATTTAGCATTTCATAAATCATAAAAGGGAATAAAAAAGCATCGGTCACATTTTCCTGTTCAATAACGGAAAGAATTCTTCCAATCCCGAATTCTTGGCTTTTTGTAATTATTACGCTTCCACCCATCATAAGAATAGGAAGTGCGATATCTTCCATCGCTCCAACATGGTATAGTGGTCCTGTCGTCATCGCAACTTCTCCCCCTGTAAATTTCCATTTCAGCGCTTGTATCGTAGAAAACCAGAAAGTTGTATCATGAGTCCAAATCGCACCTTTAGGTCTTCCCGTTGTGCCTGATGTGTACATCAGCATGACCGGATCGTTTAATTTAATGTTATCGACTTTGACCTCATCTACCGAACCACTTTCTAAAACACTCCAAGACTCAGACCAACCTGGGATTGAGCCATTTCTATGAGGAAGACAAAAATAACGCTCAACAGAAACATGATTACAAACTGATTCCAGCTGACTGGCTAAGTTCGAATGGAAGCACAATATTTTTGTCTGTGAATCATTTAATGCATACTCAAGTTCGGCACTTGATAGCCTAAAATTAAGTCGAACGGCAATTGCGCCGATTTTCGCAATGGCAAAATATAGACTAAAATATTCGAGACAGTTGTAAAGTAAAATACCGACACGATCCCCTTTTCGAACTCCTAATTCGTAAAGCTTGTTTGCATACGCATTTGATATATGGTGGAGATCCATGTACGTCATTGACTTTCCTACTTCTTCTTTTATTGCAATTTTTCTTGGATTTATATTATTTAAATCATTTGCCATTTTTCTTGTTATAAAACCGACATCCAATGAAATTCCTCCTTTTCAATGTAAGCAGATTCAAATTACAGATATCGAAGCGCTAAATTCAATAATGTTCAAAGTAATTCTTACTATTGCCTCTTAAATTCCATTAAATTGACCACTCGTCTTTATCGATTCCTTTCCTCCTTTCTTCTAATTTGAATGCAAGATTCATTCCAACACCTAAACCCCCTATTCTGTCTTACTTTTTCTAATTATCGAGAAATATTCAATTATTTATTTTCTGATTTTTCAGAAAAATAATCAAAAAAAAATCAACTTAAGTTAGATCAGTTGATTTTTTATTCATTCATTTTCATAATTTAAATAAAAATTAAATCTGCTCTATAGCCTTTTTTCTCCTTTAATGTGAACTTTATCTACACTAATTCGGAAATTAAAATATAAATCCGGGATTTCGGAATGAATTCTGAAATCCCGGATTTATTTTTATTAGTCAGAAATCCGATATTTTTTTATTTTATCGTAAAGGGTAGAATTCCCTATTCCAAGAGTTTCCGCAACCCGTTTTTTATCAAACTTAAACCTCCTTAACGCTTTTTCGATTGCCTTCTTTTCTGTTTCCTCCACAATATCCTTTAAACTTTCTTCTTTCATTTTAACCTTATGACCTTTTAGATAATCAGGTAAAGCATCTTTTCCGATTACTTCGTCATTTGATAGGTGAACACCTGCATCAATCACATTCTCTAGTTCTCTGATATTCCCTGGCCAGTTATATTGCTCTATTAATGAAAGCACCTCAGGATGTACAGAGGTTACTCGTTTTCCTATTCGAGATGTGACTTTATTTAAAAAATAATCTACAAGTAAAGGGATATCTTCAATTCTATCTCTTAAAGGAGGTACAAATAATTGGACAGCATTAATTCTATAAAATAGGTCTTCACGAAATAGCTTTTCTTCAACCAATTTTTCTAAAGGGCGATTTGTTGCAGCAATCACTCGAACATTTAGTTTTTTTGGATAAAGCGAACCTACAGGCTCAAATTCCTTCTCCTGAAGAACCCTTAATAACTTGACTTGCATTTGCTGAGGCATATCACCAATTTCGTCAAGGAAAACAGTCCCACCATCAGCAAATTGAAACTTTCCTATTTTACCTCCCTTGTTTGCCCCTGTAAAGGCACCTTCTTCATAACCGAAAAGTTCAGATTCTAACAAGTGTTCCGGAATTGAAGTACAATTTATTTTCACAAGTGGTTTGTCACTTCTCCCACTTAACTGATGAATGCTATGTGCTATTATTTCCTTGCCTGTACCGCTTTCTCCTCTAATTAGTACAGAGATATCACCTCTAGCAACCCTTTTCACACGTTCTTTTAACTGTTGTATTTCTTGTGAATTTCCAATTAAATTGTGTAAGGAATACTTTACTCCATTTGTAACATCTCTTTCATTTTTGTGAAAATTATGTTTTGTCAGTATCTCCTTAATGTGACTATTCATTTTGTTCCAGTCATCAAGATCACGAAACATTATTGTCCCAATCGCACCAATTATTTCCTTATTTTCGATAATAGGAATGCGATTAGCGATAACAAAATCACCACGAAGAAAATGTATATCAGCGATTTCCGATTTACCTATTTGCACGACTAGGTGTAGCCTTGTATTTTCAATTATATTCGTCACATGTTCACCAATCACTGTACTGCGTTCAACATTTAAAAATTCACAATATTTATTGCTAATATATTGAATTTTTGCGTGACTATCGACAATTACAATTCCATAATATGTACTTTCAAACACCATATCTAATAGTTTATTATTGGATAATTGTCCAGTATTCATCATTAGTTCTCCTTTACCTAGAATGCTTTACCATATAATACCACGCATTTTATTCAATATATATTTACGAAGTGAAAATTCCCCAAAAATCACTGAGTTTTATATTTCCTCTCTAGCGTAATCCAACGAATTATTTTTTCACTATAGTGATTTATTCAGCGCAAAAAAAAAGCCTGGCAACCTTTTTTATAGTTGCTAGACTTAAGTTCATTTTTAAGATCAATCCCATTATAAACAACAATTTAAACGGATGCGCAAGGTTCGTTCCTCCATGCCAATCATCTAATAGGCAGCCAGGTCCCGCAGTGCCTTTTCCACTTTTTCAGGATTCACCATGAAGGATTTCTCTAATGATGGTGAATATGGCATTGCTGGAACATCCGGACCCGCAAGTCTCATGATTGGGGCATCGAGATCAAAGAGGCAGTTTTCTGCAATGATCGCCGATACTTCACTTATGATGCTCCCTTCCTTATTATCTTCAGTAATCAATAGGACTTTTCCTGTTTTAGATGCAGCTTCCATAATGGCTTCTTGATCTAATGGATAAACGGTTCGTAAATCAAGTATATGAACAGATATGCCATCACTGGCCAGCCTTTCAGCTGCCTGAAGCGCAAAATGAACACAAAGGCCGTAAGTAATCACTGTAACGTCCTCGCCTTCACGTTTTACATCCGCTTTACCAATGGGTAAAACATAATCGTCATTCGGCACTTCTTCTTTAATAAGGCGATAGGCACGTTTATGTTCAAAGAAAAGGACCGGGTCTTCATCACGAATGGCTGCTTTCAATAACCCTTTCACGTCATAAGGTGTAGAGGGCATGACAATTTTAAGTCCCGGTTGATTGGCAAAAATGGCTTCAACTGATTGTGAATGGTATAACGCCCCATGTACACCCCCACCGTATGGAGCTCTGATGACGATCGGGCAATGCCAGTCATTATTGGAGCGATAACGAATTTTTGCAGCTTCTGAAATGATTTGGTTGATTGCAGGCATGATAAAATCAGCGAATTGCATTTCCGCAATCGGCCTCATTCCATACATGGCCGCGCCGATGCCAACTCCTGCGATTGCGGA
This window encodes:
- a CDS encoding ring-cleaving dioxygenase, encoding MNGLKGIHHVTAITSSAEKNYEFFTYILGMRLVKKTVNQDDIQTYHLFFADDVGGPGTDMTFFDFPGIPKGVHGTNEISKTSFRVPNDAALEYWVKRFDRLEVRNTGIQEQFGKKIISFVDFDDQQYQLISDENNEGVAAGIPWQKGPIPLEYAITGLGPIFIRIANFDYFKEMMEKVLLFKEIDKEGSFHLFEVGEGGNGAQVIVEHNSTLPQARQGFGTVHHTAFRVEDRSVLEEWIKRMESFQFHTSGYVDRHFFESLYVRVAPQILFEFATDGPGFMGDEPYETLGEKLSLPPFLEPKRDQIEKLVRPIDTERSTKEIIKE
- a CDS encoding DMT family transporter; protein product: MLRLYGALIGLSLIWGLSFVFMKWMLPPAGIWGIVFLRCFAGAVVLLPILWWKRREINWKLPWKALVVVGIFNCGLAWGLIPLSETEINSSTASILNATTPIWTGIIGFIIFSYVLTARQWMGILIGFFGILVLMDFQIGQLFGKEFIGIGTMLLASICYGFAGHFTKRFLSSTSILVITTFTLLTGAVIGLIGMLITEPIKPEMLMEPLTIFAIVGLGCFGSGVGQLIYFYINKNGSPELAASVTYLIPATAMVWGYVLLGEAINPNVIIGLLIIFAGVYLSSKKSKENDGTNSSSGKQAELHHVK
- a CDS encoding MaoC/PaaZ C-terminal domain-containing protein, whose product is MFNKYFHQYEIGETWVSKGRTITEADLVMFSAFSGDWFPLHTDKEYAENTQFKQRIAHGMLILSAATGLFQFEPGIVVAFYGLEKVRFTNPTFIGDTIHVELKVIDFFEKGYQGVVTVIQEIKKQNGETVAIANMKIMVNSDADVKNKVIT
- a CDS encoding GntP family permease: MDVMIIIISLGLLMFLAYRGFSVILFAPLCALFAVFLTDPGHVLPFFSNIFMVKLVEFVKLYFPVFLLGAIFGKLVEISGVAKSIAKIIVRFIGAKQAILAIVIMGAILTYSGVSLFVAVFAIYPFAAQLFREANIPKRLIPATIAVSAFTFSMDSLPGSPQIQNVIPTGFFKTDIYAAPTLGIIGAIFIITLSLLYLNHCRHKAARKGEGYFGIGDKAIDKEAAEAEMAASSAISVETTNKLGMDSEKAISRKDWLAFIPLVLVGVMNKFFTESFPLWYSKGFDFATIGLKDYGNVDMSKVIGVWSVEMALILGIIATVLLNLKAIKLNFNSSINIGISGALLATMNTATEYGFGGVIAALPGFTVIQDYLTGMFSNPLINGAIMTNVLCGITGSGSGGMSITLSLLADTYIQTAAHFDIPLEVLHRVIAMSAGGFDTLPHNGAIITLLAVTGLTHRQAYKDIFVITIIKTLAVFFVIGIFSLFAIV
- a CDS encoding enoyl-CoA hydratase/isomerase family protein, with amino-acid sequence MKNKNQVVSWSKQGNIATIIIDNPPVNVLSADVIEQLNLVVDEIESDYNVKVIILTGEGERAFVAGGDIKEFPGWVGKGVEEGKGKSLWLQEPLNKIERLSRPTIAAINGLALGGGCELALSCDIRIAEEQIRIGLPEIKLGLFPGAGGTQRLPRLIGKAKAKEMIFTGEPLNAEEAKQIGLVNHVVPKGGSLEKAMEIAKCICNYSLQSLTFAKHSIDYGYEQALEDGLVIEAENFGHVFQTKDVKEGVEAFINKRAPNFVDQ
- a CDS encoding acyl-CoA synthetase, giving the protein MDVGFITRKMANDLNNINPRKIAIKEEVGKSMTYMDLHHISNAYANKLYELGVRKGDRVGILLYNCLEYFSLYFAIAKIGAIAVRLNFRLSSAELEYALNDSQTKILCFHSNLASQLESVCNHVSVERYFCLPHRNGSIPGWSESWSVLESGSVDEVKVDNIKLNDPVMLMYTSGTTGRPKGAIWTHDTTFWFSTIQALKWKFTGGEVAMTTGPLYHVGAMEDIALPILMMGGSVIITKSQEFGIGRILSVIEQENVTDAFLFPFMIYEMLNLPEIEEYQLKSLKTIYTGGDPLMPWALEQLKKRFPQIGVVQVYGLTEGQPIAASLEPQDAFTKGHTVGKPMPLTEINIIDEDGTPLPVGEIGEIAIKSPAVSEGYWRKPDATMETFVNGWCKTGDMGKFDHDGYLSIAGRKKDMIRSGGENIYSAEIEDVLYRHEEVKEVSIIGIPDPKYIEAVCAVIVKKEGAKLTEEDVVNYCKEHLASYKKPRKVTFVDEIPRTPSGKVQKFILRKQFSGME
- a CDS encoding sigma-54 interaction domain-containing protein, with translation MMNTGQLSNNKLLDMVFESTYYGIVIVDSHAKIQYISNKYCEFLNVERSTVIGEHVTNIIENTRLHLVVQIGKSEIADIHFLRGDFVIANRIPIIENKEIIGAIGTIMFRDLDDWNKMNSHIKEILTKHNFHKNERDVTNGVKYSLHNLIGNSQEIQQLKERVKRVARGDISVLIRGESGTGKEIIAHSIHQLSGRSDKPLVKINCTSIPEHLLESELFGYEEGAFTGANKGGKIGKFQFADGGTVFLDEIGDMPQQMQVKLLRVLQEKEFEPVGSLYPKKLNVRVIAATNRPLEKLVEEKLFREDLFYRINAVQLFVPPLRDRIEDIPLLVDYFLNKVTSRIGKRVTSVHPEVLSLIEQYNWPGNIRELENVIDAGVHLSNDEVIGKDALPDYLKGHKVKMKEESLKDIVEETEKKAIEKALRRFKFDKKRVAETLGIGNSTLYDKIKKYRISD
- a CDS encoding alpha-ketoacid dehydrogenase subunit beta; the encoded protein is MAVISYIDAVIMAMREEMERDSRVFVLGEDVGVKGGVFKATSGLYEQFGEQRVIDTPLAESAIAGVGIGAAMYGMRPIAEMQFADFIMPAINQIISEAAKIRYRSNNDWHCPIVIRAPYGGGVHGALYHSQSVEAIFANQPGLKIVMPSTPYDVKGLLKAAIRDEDPVLFFEHKRAYRLIKEEVPNDDYVLPIGKADVKREGEDVTVITYGLCVHFALQAAERLASDGISVHILDLRTVYPLDQEAIMEAASKTGKVLLITEDNKEGSIISEVSAIIAENCLFDLDAPIMRLAGPDVPAMPYSPSLEKSFMVNPEKVEKALRDLAAY